In Drosophila santomea strain STO CAGO 1482 chromosome 3L, Prin_Dsan_1.1, whole genome shotgun sequence, a single window of DNA contains:
- the LOC120449041 gene encoding ribosome maturation protein SBDS, with translation MSKIFTPTNQIRLTNVAIVRLKKGGKRFEIACYKNKVLSWRSNSEKDIDEVLQTHTVFTNVSKGQAAKKDELQKAFNKTDETEICKEILSKGELQVSEKERQSCLDTQLNSIVNSVAALCVNPETRRPYPASIIEKSLKDAHFSVKMNRNTKQNTLEAIKILKDHMPIERSRMKLRVSFAGKEGGGKLKESVVKLANTVEHEEWDEATLHLTLLIDPGQYRVIDELVRNETKGKGLLELLELKEVVENEEVF, from the exons atGTCCAAAATATTTACGCCTACAAATCAAATACGCCTCACAAATGTCGCCATTGTGAGGCTCAAAAAAGGAGGCAAGCGTTTCGAGATCGCCTGCTATAAAAATAAGGTCCTTTCCTGGCGGAGCAACAG CGAAAAGGACATTGATGAGGTCCTGCAAACCCATACCGTGTTCACCAATGTCTCCAAAGGACAGGCGGCCAAAAAGGACGAGCTGCAAAAGGCCTTCAACAAAACAGACGAAACCGAGATCTGCAAGGAGATCCTGAGCAAAGGAGAACTGCAGGTGTCGGAAAAGGAGCGCCAAAGTTGCCTGGACACCCAGCTGAATAGTATAGTTAACTCCGTGGCTGCTTTGTGTGTAAATCCAGAGACGCGTCGTCCATATCCCGCCTCCATCATCGAGAAATCCCTTAAGGATGCCCACTTCTCTGTAAAGATGAACAGGAACACGAAGCAAAACACACTGGAGGCCATCAAGATTCTCAAGGACCATATGCCCATCGAGAGGTCACGCATGAAGCTGCGGGTTAGCTTCGCTGGAAAGGAGGGCGGTGGCAAGCTCAAGGAATCGGTAGTCAAGTTGGCAAACACAGTGGAGCACGAGGAATGGGACGAGGCCACCTTGCACTTAACCTTGCTGATAGATCCTGGCCAGTATCGTGTCATCGATGAGCTTGTGAGGAACGAAACGAAGGGCAAGGGATTGCTGGAGCTGCTCGAACTGAAGGAAGTTGTGGAGAACGAGGAAGTCTTCTAG
- the LOC120449039 gene encoding IST1 homolog isoform X2 — MFSSGPNYNKLKTNLRLALNRLKLLEKKKAELTQKSRKEIADYLATGKTERARIRVEHIIREDYLVEAMEMVEMYCDLLLARFGLITQMKELDTGIAEPVASLVWVCPRMQSDIAELKIISDIFVTKYGPQFAEQSRTATGEHYVSEKLMHKLTLQAPPKLLVENYLIAIAKNYNIEYEPDPQVMQEDQPPQPHLIDLSDRNNLSGGGGGAGGGGPAPPQMGFVGYPAMPALPDMPMPPSAKPFNYPPFGGGGGGGGGAPAGAYAVPHPVQPPPPFAYNIPPNQPAPPAVLPAKCAEEKDLNTNFINRPKPENDPPPRYTSINPVNLQNANKPKPQPRSKLPPGNPTLPSAPPALDFPSLPNVPNDLPDIPGAGAEKKDDEEEIDFDDLSRRFENLKKRK, encoded by the exons ATGTTTTCCAGCGGCCCCAACTACAACAAACTGAAGACCAATCTTCGATTGGCTCTCAATCGCCTCAAATTGCTGGAGAAGAAGAAGGCGGAACTGACGCAAAAGTCCAGAAAGGAAATAGCCGACTATTTGGCCACAGGAAAAACGGAGAGGGCGCGGATTCGCGTGGAGCACATCATAAG GGAGGACTACCTGGTGGAGGCAATGGAAATGGTGGAGATGTACTGTGACCTGTTGCTCGCCAGATTCGGCCTCATCACCCAGATGAAGGAGCTGGATACAGGGATCGCCGAGCCGGTGGCCAGCTTAGTTTGGGTGTGTCCCCGCATGCAGAGCGATATAGCCGAGCTGAAGATCATATCGGACATATTTGTGACCAAGTATGGGCCACAGTTCGCCGAGCAATCGAGAACAGCCACTGGGGAGCACTATGTGTCGGAGAAACTCATGCACAAGCTCACGCTGCAGGCACCGCCAAAGCTTTTGGTGGAGAACTACCtcattgccattgccaagAACTACAACATCGAGTACGAACCGGATCCGCAGGTCATGCAGGAGGATCAGCCACCGCAGCCGCATCTGATTGATCTTTCGGATCGGAACAACTtgagtggtggtggtggtggtgccggCGGAGGTGGTCCTGCACCGCCACAAATGGGCTTTGTTGGTTATCCGGCTATGCCAGCACTGCCCGATATGCCAATGCCACCGAGCGCCAAGCCCTTCAATTACCCACCCTTcggtggaggtggtggcggaggaggtggagctCCAGCTGGCGCATATGCTGTGCCGCATCCCGTGCAGCCACCGCCGCCCTTTGCCTACAATATACCACCCAATCAGCCGGCACCGCCTGCAGTCCTGCCTGCCAAATGCGCCGAGGAGAAGGATCTGAACACCAACTTTATCAAT CGCCCCAAACCCGAAAATGATCCGCCGCCGCGTTACACCTCCATTAATCCCGTAAATCTCCAG AATGCCAACAAACCCAAACCTCAACCCCGATCCAAGCTGCCACCGGGTAATCCCACGCTGCCAAGTGCTCCCCCGGCGCTGGACTTCCCCTCGCTGCCCAACGTCCCGAATGATCTGCCGGATATTCCGGGCGCAGGTGCCGAGAAGAAGGACGACGAGGAAGAGATTGACTTTGATGACCTGTCACGTCGCTTCGAGAACCTTAAGAAGCGAAAGTAA
- the LOC120449039 gene encoding IST1 homolog isoform X1, whose product MFSSGPNYNKLKTNLRLALNRLKLLEKKKAELTQKSRKEIADYLATGKTERARIRVEHIIREDYLVEAMEMVEMYCDLLLARFGLITQMKELDTGIAEPVASLVWVCPRMQSDIAELKIISDIFVTKYGPQFAEQSRTATGEHYVSEKLMHKLTLQAPPKLLVENYLIAIAKNYNIEYEPDPQVMQEDQPPQPHLIDLSDRNNLSGGGGGAGGGGPAPPQMGFVGYPAMPALPDMPMPPSAKPFNYPPFGGGGGGGGGAPAGAYAVPHPVQPPPPFAYNIPPNQPAPPAVLPAKCAEEKDLNTNFINREAENTDGSGSPDENILRPKPENDPPPRYTSINPVNLQNANKPKPQPRSKLPPGNPTLPSAPPALDFPSLPNVPNDLPDIPGAGAEKKDDEEEIDFDDLSRRFENLKKRK is encoded by the exons ATGTTTTCCAGCGGCCCCAACTACAACAAACTGAAGACCAATCTTCGATTGGCTCTCAATCGCCTCAAATTGCTGGAGAAGAAGAAGGCGGAACTGACGCAAAAGTCCAGAAAGGAAATAGCCGACTATTTGGCCACAGGAAAAACGGAGAGGGCGCGGATTCGCGTGGAGCACATCATAAG GGAGGACTACCTGGTGGAGGCAATGGAAATGGTGGAGATGTACTGTGACCTGTTGCTCGCCAGATTCGGCCTCATCACCCAGATGAAGGAGCTGGATACAGGGATCGCCGAGCCGGTGGCCAGCTTAGTTTGGGTGTGTCCCCGCATGCAGAGCGATATAGCCGAGCTGAAGATCATATCGGACATATTTGTGACCAAGTATGGGCCACAGTTCGCCGAGCAATCGAGAACAGCCACTGGGGAGCACTATGTGTCGGAGAAACTCATGCACAAGCTCACGCTGCAGGCACCGCCAAAGCTTTTGGTGGAGAACTACCtcattgccattgccaagAACTACAACATCGAGTACGAACCGGATCCGCAGGTCATGCAGGAGGATCAGCCACCGCAGCCGCATCTGATTGATCTTTCGGATCGGAACAACTtgagtggtggtggtggtggtgccggCGGAGGTGGTCCTGCACCGCCACAAATGGGCTTTGTTGGTTATCCGGCTATGCCAGCACTGCCCGATATGCCAATGCCACCGAGCGCCAAGCCCTTCAATTACCCACCCTTcggtggaggtggtggcggaggaggtggagctCCAGCTGGCGCATATGCTGTGCCGCATCCCGTGCAGCCACCGCCGCCCTTTGCCTACAATATACCACCCAATCAGCCGGCACCGCCTGCAGTCCTGCCTGCCAAATGCGCCGAGGAGAAGGATCTGAACACCAACTTTATCAAT CGTGAAGCGGAAAATACGGATGGCTCGGGCAGCCCGGATGAGAATATTTTG CGCCCCAAACCCGAAAATGATCCGCCGCCGCGTTACACCTCCATTAATCCCGTAAATCTCCAG AATGCCAACAAACCCAAACCTCAACCCCGATCCAAGCTGCCACCGGGTAATCCCACGCTGCCAAGTGCTCCCCCGGCGCTGGACTTCCCCTCGCTGCCCAACGTCCCGAATGATCTGCCGGATATTCCGGGCGCAGGTGCCGAGAAGAAGGACGACGAGGAAGAGATTGACTTTGATGACCTGTCACGTCGCTTCGAGAACCTTAAGAAGCGAAAGTAA
- the LOC120449039 gene encoding IST1 homolog isoform X5, with protein MFSSGPNYNKLKTNLRLALNRLKLLEKKKAELTQKSRKEIADYLATGKTERARIRVEHIIREDYLVEAMEMVEMYCDLLLARFGLITQMKELDTGIAEPVASLVWVCPRMQSDIAELKIISDIFVTKYGPQFAEQSRTATGEHYVSEKLMHKLTLQAPPKLLVENYLIAIAKNYNIEYEPDPQVMQEDQPPQPHLIDLSDRNNLSGGGGGAGGGGPAPPQMGFVGYPAMPALPDMPMPPSAKPFNYPPFGGGGGGGGGAPAGAYAVPHPVQPPPPFAYNIPPNQPAPPAVLPAKCAEEKDLNTNFINNANKPKPQPRSKLPPGNPTLPSAPPALDFPSLPNVPNDLPDIPGAGAEKKDDEEEIDFDDLSRRFENLKKRK; from the exons ATGTTTTCCAGCGGCCCCAACTACAACAAACTGAAGACCAATCTTCGATTGGCTCTCAATCGCCTCAAATTGCTGGAGAAGAAGAAGGCGGAACTGACGCAAAAGTCCAGAAAGGAAATAGCCGACTATTTGGCCACAGGAAAAACGGAGAGGGCGCGGATTCGCGTGGAGCACATCATAAG GGAGGACTACCTGGTGGAGGCAATGGAAATGGTGGAGATGTACTGTGACCTGTTGCTCGCCAGATTCGGCCTCATCACCCAGATGAAGGAGCTGGATACAGGGATCGCCGAGCCGGTGGCCAGCTTAGTTTGGGTGTGTCCCCGCATGCAGAGCGATATAGCCGAGCTGAAGATCATATCGGACATATTTGTGACCAAGTATGGGCCACAGTTCGCCGAGCAATCGAGAACAGCCACTGGGGAGCACTATGTGTCGGAGAAACTCATGCACAAGCTCACGCTGCAGGCACCGCCAAAGCTTTTGGTGGAGAACTACCtcattgccattgccaagAACTACAACATCGAGTACGAACCGGATCCGCAGGTCATGCAGGAGGATCAGCCACCGCAGCCGCATCTGATTGATCTTTCGGATCGGAACAACTtgagtggtggtggtggtggtgccggCGGAGGTGGTCCTGCACCGCCACAAATGGGCTTTGTTGGTTATCCGGCTATGCCAGCACTGCCCGATATGCCAATGCCACCGAGCGCCAAGCCCTTCAATTACCCACCCTTcggtggaggtggtggcggaggaggtggagctCCAGCTGGCGCATATGCTGTGCCGCATCCCGTGCAGCCACCGCCGCCCTTTGCCTACAATATACCACCCAATCAGCCGGCACCGCCTGCAGTCCTGCCTGCCAAATGCGCCGAGGAGAAGGATCTGAACACCAACTTTATCAAT AATGCCAACAAACCCAAACCTCAACCCCGATCCAAGCTGCCACCGGGTAATCCCACGCTGCCAAGTGCTCCCCCGGCGCTGGACTTCCCCTCGCTGCCCAACGTCCCGAATGATCTGCCGGATATTCCGGGCGCAGGTGCCGAGAAGAAGGACGACGAGGAAGAGATTGACTTTGATGACCTGTCACGTCGCTTCGAGAACCTTAAGAAGCGAAAGTAA
- the LOC120449039 gene encoding IST1 homolog isoform X4: protein MFSSGPNYNKLKTNLRLALNRLKLLEKKKAELTQKSRKEIADYLATGKTERARIRVEHIIREDYLVEAMEMVEMYCDLLLARFGLITQMKELDTGIAEPVASLVWVCPRMQSDIAELKIISDIFVTKYGPQFAEQSRTATGEHYVSEKLMHKLTLQAPPKLLVENYLIAIAKNYNIEYEPDPQVMQEDQPPQPHLIDLSDRNNLSGGGGGAGGGGPAPPQMGFVGYPAMPALPDMPMPPSAKPFNYPPFGGGGGGGGGAPAGAYAVPHPVQPPPPFAYNIPPNQPAPPAVLPAKCAEEKDLNTNFINREAENTDGSGSPDENILLPPGNPTLPSAPPALDFPSLPNVPNDLPDIPGAGAEKKDDEEEIDFDDLSRRFENLKKRK, encoded by the exons ATGTTTTCCAGCGGCCCCAACTACAACAAACTGAAGACCAATCTTCGATTGGCTCTCAATCGCCTCAAATTGCTGGAGAAGAAGAAGGCGGAACTGACGCAAAAGTCCAGAAAGGAAATAGCCGACTATTTGGCCACAGGAAAAACGGAGAGGGCGCGGATTCGCGTGGAGCACATCATAAG GGAGGACTACCTGGTGGAGGCAATGGAAATGGTGGAGATGTACTGTGACCTGTTGCTCGCCAGATTCGGCCTCATCACCCAGATGAAGGAGCTGGATACAGGGATCGCCGAGCCGGTGGCCAGCTTAGTTTGGGTGTGTCCCCGCATGCAGAGCGATATAGCCGAGCTGAAGATCATATCGGACATATTTGTGACCAAGTATGGGCCACAGTTCGCCGAGCAATCGAGAACAGCCACTGGGGAGCACTATGTGTCGGAGAAACTCATGCACAAGCTCACGCTGCAGGCACCGCCAAAGCTTTTGGTGGAGAACTACCtcattgccattgccaagAACTACAACATCGAGTACGAACCGGATCCGCAGGTCATGCAGGAGGATCAGCCACCGCAGCCGCATCTGATTGATCTTTCGGATCGGAACAACTtgagtggtggtggtggtggtgccggCGGAGGTGGTCCTGCACCGCCACAAATGGGCTTTGTTGGTTATCCGGCTATGCCAGCACTGCCCGATATGCCAATGCCACCGAGCGCCAAGCCCTTCAATTACCCACCCTTcggtggaggtggtggcggaggaggtggagctCCAGCTGGCGCATATGCTGTGCCGCATCCCGTGCAGCCACCGCCGCCCTTTGCCTACAATATACCACCCAATCAGCCGGCACCGCCTGCAGTCCTGCCTGCCAAATGCGCCGAGGAGAAGGATCTGAACACCAACTTTATCAAT CGTGAAGCGGAAAATACGGATGGCTCGGGCAGCCCGGATGAGAATATTTTG CTGCCACCGGGTAATCCCACGCTGCCAAGTGCTCCCCCGGCGCTGGACTTCCCCTCGCTGCCCAACGTCCCGAATGATCTGCCGGATATTCCGGGCGCAGGTGCCGAGAAGAAGGACGACGAGGAAGAGATTGACTTTGATGACCTGTCACGTCGCTTCGAGAACCTTAAGAAGCGAAAGTAA
- the LOC120449039 gene encoding IST1 homolog isoform X3, whose translation MFSSGPNYNKLKTNLRLALNRLKLLEKKKAELTQKSRKEIADYLATGKTERARIRVEHIIREDYLVEAMEMVEMYCDLLLARFGLITQMKELDTGIAEPVASLVWVCPRMQSDIAELKIISDIFVTKYGPQFAEQSRTATGEHYVSEKLMHKLTLQAPPKLLVENYLIAIAKNYNIEYEPDPQVMQEDQPPQPHLIDLSDRNNLSGGGGGAGGGGPAPPQMGFVGYPAMPALPDMPMPPSAKPFNYPPFGGGGGGGGGAPAGAYAVPHPVQPPPPFAYNIPPNQPAPPAVLPAKCAEEKDLNTNFINREAENTDGSGSPDENILNANKPKPQPRSKLPPGNPTLPSAPPALDFPSLPNVPNDLPDIPGAGAEKKDDEEEIDFDDLSRRFENLKKRK comes from the exons ATGTTTTCCAGCGGCCCCAACTACAACAAACTGAAGACCAATCTTCGATTGGCTCTCAATCGCCTCAAATTGCTGGAGAAGAAGAAGGCGGAACTGACGCAAAAGTCCAGAAAGGAAATAGCCGACTATTTGGCCACAGGAAAAACGGAGAGGGCGCGGATTCGCGTGGAGCACATCATAAG GGAGGACTACCTGGTGGAGGCAATGGAAATGGTGGAGATGTACTGTGACCTGTTGCTCGCCAGATTCGGCCTCATCACCCAGATGAAGGAGCTGGATACAGGGATCGCCGAGCCGGTGGCCAGCTTAGTTTGGGTGTGTCCCCGCATGCAGAGCGATATAGCCGAGCTGAAGATCATATCGGACATATTTGTGACCAAGTATGGGCCACAGTTCGCCGAGCAATCGAGAACAGCCACTGGGGAGCACTATGTGTCGGAGAAACTCATGCACAAGCTCACGCTGCAGGCACCGCCAAAGCTTTTGGTGGAGAACTACCtcattgccattgccaagAACTACAACATCGAGTACGAACCGGATCCGCAGGTCATGCAGGAGGATCAGCCACCGCAGCCGCATCTGATTGATCTTTCGGATCGGAACAACTtgagtggtggtggtggtggtgccggCGGAGGTGGTCCTGCACCGCCACAAATGGGCTTTGTTGGTTATCCGGCTATGCCAGCACTGCCCGATATGCCAATGCCACCGAGCGCCAAGCCCTTCAATTACCCACCCTTcggtggaggtggtggcggaggaggtggagctCCAGCTGGCGCATATGCTGTGCCGCATCCCGTGCAGCCACCGCCGCCCTTTGCCTACAATATACCACCCAATCAGCCGGCACCGCCTGCAGTCCTGCCTGCCAAATGCGCCGAGGAGAAGGATCTGAACACCAACTTTATCAAT CGTGAAGCGGAAAATACGGATGGCTCGGGCAGCCCGGATGAGAATATTTTG AATGCCAACAAACCCAAACCTCAACCCCGATCCAAGCTGCCACCGGGTAATCCCACGCTGCCAAGTGCTCCCCCGGCGCTGGACTTCCCCTCGCTGCCCAACGTCCCGAATGATCTGCCGGATATTCCGGGCGCAGGTGCCGAGAAGAAGGACGACGAGGAAGAGATTGACTTTGATGACCTGTCACGTCGCTTCGAGAACCTTAAGAAGCGAAAGTAA
- the LOC120449039 gene encoding IST1 homolog isoform X6, translating to MFSSGPNYNKLKTNLRLALNRLKLLEKKKAELTQKSRKEIADYLATGKTERARIRVEHIIREDYLVEAMEMVEMYCDLLLARFGLITQMKELDTGIAEPVASLVWVCPRMQSDIAELKIISDIFVTKYGPQFAEQSRTATGEHYVSEKLMHKLTLQAPPKLLVENYLIAIAKNYNIEYEPDPQVMQEDQPPQPHLIDLSDRNNLSGGGGGAGGGGPAPPQMGFVGYPAMPALPDMPMPPSAKPFNYPPFGGGGGGGGGAPAGAYAVPHPVQPPPPFAYNIPPNQPAPPAVLPAKCAEEKDLNTNFINREAENTDGSGSPDENILSSK from the exons ATGTTTTCCAGCGGCCCCAACTACAACAAACTGAAGACCAATCTTCGATTGGCTCTCAATCGCCTCAAATTGCTGGAGAAGAAGAAGGCGGAACTGACGCAAAAGTCCAGAAAGGAAATAGCCGACTATTTGGCCACAGGAAAAACGGAGAGGGCGCGGATTCGCGTGGAGCACATCATAAG GGAGGACTACCTGGTGGAGGCAATGGAAATGGTGGAGATGTACTGTGACCTGTTGCTCGCCAGATTCGGCCTCATCACCCAGATGAAGGAGCTGGATACAGGGATCGCCGAGCCGGTGGCCAGCTTAGTTTGGGTGTGTCCCCGCATGCAGAGCGATATAGCCGAGCTGAAGATCATATCGGACATATTTGTGACCAAGTATGGGCCACAGTTCGCCGAGCAATCGAGAACAGCCACTGGGGAGCACTATGTGTCGGAGAAACTCATGCACAAGCTCACGCTGCAGGCACCGCCAAAGCTTTTGGTGGAGAACTACCtcattgccattgccaagAACTACAACATCGAGTACGAACCGGATCCGCAGGTCATGCAGGAGGATCAGCCACCGCAGCCGCATCTGATTGATCTTTCGGATCGGAACAACTtgagtggtggtggtggtggtgccggCGGAGGTGGTCCTGCACCGCCACAAATGGGCTTTGTTGGTTATCCGGCTATGCCAGCACTGCCCGATATGCCAATGCCACCGAGCGCCAAGCCCTTCAATTACCCACCCTTcggtggaggtggtggcggaggaggtggagctCCAGCTGGCGCATATGCTGTGCCGCATCCCGTGCAGCCACCGCCGCCCTTTGCCTACAATATACCACCCAATCAGCCGGCACCGCCTGCAGTCCTGCCTGCCAAATGCGCCGAGGAGAAGGATCTGAACACCAACTTTATCAAT CGTGAAGCGGAAAATACGGATGGCTCGGGCAGCCCGGATGAGAATATTTTG TCATCCAAATGA